The Mercurialis annua linkage group LG2, ddMerAnnu1.2, whole genome shotgun sequence genome contains a region encoding:
- the LOC126668914 gene encoding photosynthetic NDH subunit of lumenal location 3, chloroplastic — translation MAHLANLNTINETLPAIPKFTINKQKIKRSRATIIAFSGKKNDENQPLMQTTRRLALSLGSISLIANSGHAISLAEDNGFWQLDFPLISPSAENKIANEKTGTRSFIKKGLFMADIGVKGSMYRLRKCSFDLLAMEGLIGADTLNYVRKYLRLKSTFMYFDFDKVISAASLDDKQPLTDLANRLFDKFEELEDASRRKNLSETESSYKGTKVILQEVMDRMPDMI, via the exons ATGGCACACTTAGCAAACTTAAACACCATCAATGAAACACTGCCTGCAATACCAAAATTTACTATAaacaagcaaaaaataaaaagatcaagAGCAACTATAATAGCATTTTCGGGCAAGAAAAATGATGAAAATCAGCCATTAATGCAGACTACAAGAAGACTGGCATTAAGCCTTGGTTCTATATCTCTTATTGCAAATTCTGGTCATGCCATTTCTCTTGCTGAGGATAATGGCTTTTGGCAGCTTGATTTCCCTCTCATTAGCCCTTCTGCTGAAAATA AGATTGCGAATGAGAAAACGGGTACGCGTTCTTTTATAAAGAAAGGACTGTTTATGGCGGACATTGGTGTTAAAGGAAGCATGTATAGGTTAAGAAAATGCAGTTTTGATCTCCTGGCAATGGAGGGTTTGATTGGGGCAGACACTTTGAACTATGTTCGCAAGTATTTGAGACTCAAATCTACTTTCATGTACTTCGATTTCGACAAGGTTATCTCTGCAGCTTCTCTTGATGATAAGCAGCCTCTTACTGATTTAGCTAACAGATTGTTTGACAAATTTGAAGAG CTTGAAGATGCTTCAAGAAGGAAGAACCTGTCTGAGACTGAATCAAGTTACAAAGGCACAAAAGTAATTCTTCAAGAAGTCATGGACAGAATGCCAGATATGATCTAA